Part of the Paenibacillus sp. YPG26 genome, GCTGCCTTGTCGGTCAGTTCACCTGGAAGGGCATGCTGCTTGCGCTTGTCTCCATTGCGCCGCAAAATCTGGTACTGATACCTGTACTGCTGATCTGCAGTGTGGCCGCAGTGAGCTTTTCCCTTAGCATCATCCGAAGCCGAGTTCTGCTGAAGGGACGCGGCTCCCTATCGAAGCCGTTCCTGAATTATACCGGTCTGGTTCTAGGTCTTTGTCTGTTAATTCTTGGGATATCTACCTTTGAAACCTGGGTTACACCCGTATTGATAGGATGGGTTGCCCCAGTGCTGGAACAGGCGTCAGCCGCCGCTTCGCTCTAGCAAAATGTTTGACTTTGTTGATCTTCAACCCCTATAATGAAAGAAGCGATTTATGCCAGAAGTGGTTCGGCTTTTTTTCCAAGGGGGAGGTTAACATGGAAGAACGGATCGATAAAATTAAGCAGCAGCTTCAATCCCATGGTTATAAGCTGACACCCCAACGGGAAGCCACGGTAAGGGTTTTGCTTGAGAATGAAGACGATCATTTGAGCGCGGAAGATGTGTTCATGCTCGTTAAAGATAAAGCTCCGGAAATAGGTCTTGCGACAGTATATCGGACACTTGAACTGCTAAGTGAGCTTCATGTTGTAGAGAAGATTAACTTCGGCGATGGTGTTGCACGTTATGATCTTCGTACGGATACAACCAAGCATCATCATCATCACTTGATCTGTGTTCAATGCGGGGCAATGGATGAGATCAGAGAAGATTGGCTAGGCCCTTTGGAGGAACGTCTGGAGAAGGAATTCAATTTCACGGTTCTTGATCACCGGCTTGATTTTCAGGGGATTTGCTACCGCTGCAAGGACAAAGACAAAGATAAGAACGGGGACGCCGACAAGAAGATTGGATAACAATCTTGGGGGTTACCGTAAGCTCTCTTCGGCCGCCGGCCGCCGGGGGCTTTTTTTTGGCCAAATATCAAGGTACATGTGTCCCTCATTTGGCTGCATAGAGACAATCATAATGAGCACGACTTGTCTGTATACTTAATCTATACCGTCTTTTATGTGAAGGTGAAATCGGGTATAGAAAGAGGGAGAGGCATGGTCATTTCGCTCCGCAAGCTGCTGATGTTCATCAAGCTGACGATTATATTTCTGGGATTGTCACTGTTCTTGTACAAGATGATAGGCTGGTTCGATACATGGATATTTCCAGCTGATAAATATGGAACACCGCAAGGTGCGGCGGTGAAGGCGTTTCATCATAGGGATGACGGCAGTTCGGATGGCGGATCCCCGCTTGAAAGATTAAGAACCTTTTATTGGTATGGGGAGTAAGAGTTAGGAGGAAGGACAGTGAAGCCGTACATCGCTTCTTTTATTGAATATTTAAGGGATCACAAGGGACTTGCGGCTGGAACGCTGTCATCCTATCAGAAGGATCTGGAGCAATTCACAGAAGCTATGCAAGAGCGTGGACTGGAGGAAGCCGGGCAGGTATCCAAGGTGCATTTGACGCTCTACTTTGCGGGACTCAAGGAGGCGGGAAGAGCGGCAGCCTCAATCACCCGGGCGTCTGTGTCGATAAGGTCCTTCTTTCGCTACATGACCCGTGAACGGATGCTGAGCCATGATCCATTCCTCCTGATCGACATGCCGAGACATGAGAAGAAGGCGCCGCAGATTCTCACAGAATTCGAGGTAGGCCGGCTGCTGGACATGCCGGATACAACCGCGCCGGTGGGACTCAGGGATAAGGCAATGCTGGAGCTATTGTATGGCACGGGGATTCGGGTAAGTGAGCTGATTATGCTGGGTGTGCAGGATATTGATACTTCCCTGCGGTTCGTGCGATGCGGCGGGGACACGGGCAAGGAGAGGATTATTCCTTTTGGCGAAGTGACCGCGCTCTGGCTATCGAAGTATCTGGATCACTCCAGACCGATCTTGATCGAGGAGGATGAAGAGGTGCTGTTCCCCAATCGCATGGGTGGTCGATTCTCCAGACAGGGATTCTGGAAGATGATCAAGAAATATGGGAGCGAAGCGGGAATAGAAGCAGATATTACACCTCACACAATCAGACATTCCTTCGCCGCGCATCTGCTGGATCATGGCGCTGATCTTAGGTCGGTTCAGGAAATGCTTGGACATGCGGATATGTCCACCACACAAGTATATATCCGTAAGTCTAAGGATAACCTGAAATCTGTCTACCAGAGCTATCATCCAAGGGCTAGAATTCAGCAGCAGGATCATCAGGAATAGGGATCATAACATGAATATTTGAATGGAGAGATAGAGCTATGACAACATTGAATCAGGGCATTATTCAAGAAGCAGCCGATTATATTCTGAATACAGCTGGCAGCAAGCCAGAGGTAGGGCTTATCCTGGGATCCGGACTTGGGGTTCTTGCCGACCATATCGAGAA contains:
- a CDS encoding DUF4227 family protein; translation: MSLIWLHRDNHNEHDLSVYLIYTVFYVKVKSGIERGRGMVISLRKLLMFIKLTIIFLGLSLFLYKMIGWFDTWIFPADKYGTPQGAAVKAFHHRDDGSSDGGSPLERLRTFYWYGE
- a CDS encoding Fur family transcriptional regulator is translated as MEERIDKIKQQLQSHGYKLTPQREATVRVLLENEDDHLSAEDVFMLVKDKAPEIGLATVYRTLELLSELHVVEKINFGDGVARYDLRTDTTKHHHHHLICVQCGAMDEIREDWLGPLEERLEKEFNFTVLDHRLDFQGICYRCKDKDKDKNGDADKKIG
- the xerD gene encoding site-specific tyrosine recombinase XerD; translation: MKPYIASFIEYLRDHKGLAAGTLSSYQKDLEQFTEAMQERGLEEAGQVSKVHLTLYFAGLKEAGRAAASITRASVSIRSFFRYMTRERMLSHDPFLLIDMPRHEKKAPQILTEFEVGRLLDMPDTTAPVGLRDKAMLELLYGTGIRVSELIMLGVQDIDTSLRFVRCGGDTGKERIIPFGEVTALWLSKYLDHSRPILIEEDEEVLFPNRMGGRFSRQGFWKMIKKYGSEAGIEADITPHTIRHSFAAHLLDHGADLRSVQEMLGHADMSTTQVYIRKSKDNLKSVYQSYHPRARIQQQDHQE